A single Actinomadura algeriensis DNA region contains:
- a CDS encoding DUF485 domain-containing protein, with protein sequence MSDEKRATGTDYERFQASDEFQELKRRFRRFAFPMTAAFLAWYLLYVVLSGWARDFMGVKLFSSANIALIFGLLQFVSTFAIAWLYARHAERKLDPLADKIRGEVEAEVAAAAQIRTEARLDSAADAGAVAVADEGSGKQDPGTEDLGKAEDAR encoded by the coding sequence GTGTCCGACGAAAAACGCGCCACCGGTACCGACTATGAACGGTTCCAGGCCAGCGACGAGTTCCAGGAACTGAAGCGCAGATTCCGCCGCTTCGCGTTCCCCATGACCGCCGCGTTCCTCGCCTGGTACCTGCTGTACGTCGTGCTGTCCGGCTGGGCACGCGACTTCATGGGCGTCAAGCTGTTCAGCTCGGCCAACATCGCCCTCATCTTCGGGCTGCTGCAGTTCGTCTCCACGTTCGCCATCGCGTGGCTGTACGCGCGGCACGCCGAACGCAAGCTCGACCCGCTCGCCGACAAGATCCGCGGCGAGGTCGAGGCCGAGGTCGCGGCCGCGGCCCAGATCCGGACCGAGGCCCGGCTCGACTCGGCGGCCGACGCCGGGGCCGTCGCCGTCGCCGACGAGGGATCCGGGAAGCAGGACCCCGGGACGGAAGACCTCGGGAAGGCGGAGGACGCCCGATGA
- a CDS encoding solute symporter family protein, whose amino-acid sequence MSHETLSILLFLTFVAATLAITVWASRNTKDATDFYAGGRSFSGVQNGLAIGGDYMSAASFLGIAGLIALYGYDGFLYSIGFLVAWLVALLLVAELLRNSGRFTMADVLAFRMSPRPVRTAAGVSTIVVSIFYLLAQMVGAGALVALLFGFTSEFAKGATIALVGILMIVYVVFGGMKGTTWVQIVKAVLLMTGATLVTLLVLGQFGFNVLGLMQDAADQSGKGGAFLEPGLRYGTEEQGLAGKLDLVSLGLALVLGTAGLPHILIRFYTVPTARDARKSVLWGIGIIGVFYLITLVLGFGAAALVGSEEIRATNAAGNTAAPQLAQRVGELVFGDVGGTILLAVIAAVAFATILAVVAGLTLASSSSYAHDLYAHVFKRGKATERDEVRVARISAFVIGAVAIVLGIFAQRLNVAFLVALAFAVAASGNLPAILYSLFWKRFNTAGAVSAIYGGLGAALFLVFFSPVVSGSEKALFTGADFDWFPLSNPGLISIPFGFFCGWLGTILSKEHNPAKHAEIEVRALTGAGAEKASEH is encoded by the coding sequence ATGAGCCACGAAACCCTGTCGATCCTGCTGTTCCTGACGTTCGTCGCCGCCACCCTGGCGATCACCGTCTGGGCCAGCCGGAACACCAAGGACGCCACCGACTTCTACGCGGGCGGCCGATCCTTCTCCGGCGTCCAGAACGGACTCGCCATCGGCGGCGACTACATGTCCGCCGCGTCGTTCCTCGGCATCGCCGGCCTCATCGCCCTCTACGGCTACGACGGCTTCCTCTACTCGATCGGTTTCCTCGTCGCCTGGCTCGTCGCGCTGCTGCTCGTCGCCGAGCTGCTGCGCAACTCGGGCCGCTTCACGATGGCCGACGTCCTGGCGTTCCGGATGAGCCCGCGGCCCGTCCGCACCGCCGCGGGCGTCTCCACCATCGTCGTGTCGATCTTCTACCTGCTCGCGCAGATGGTCGGCGCGGGCGCGCTCGTGGCGCTGCTGTTCGGCTTCACCAGCGAGTTCGCCAAGGGCGCGACGATCGCGCTGGTGGGCATCCTGATGATCGTCTACGTGGTGTTCGGCGGGATGAAGGGCACCACCTGGGTGCAGATCGTCAAGGCCGTCCTGCTGATGACGGGCGCCACCCTCGTCACCCTGCTGGTCCTCGGCCAGTTCGGCTTCAACGTGCTCGGCCTCATGCAGGACGCCGCCGACCAGAGCGGCAAGGGCGGCGCGTTCCTGGAGCCCGGGCTGCGCTACGGCACCGAGGAGCAGGGCCTCGCCGGGAAGCTCGACCTCGTCAGCCTCGGCCTGGCGCTCGTCCTCGGCACCGCCGGCCTGCCGCACATCCTGATCCGCTTCTACACCGTCCCGACCGCCCGCGACGCCCGCAAGTCCGTGCTGTGGGGCATCGGCATCATCGGCGTGTTCTACCTGATCACCCTCGTCCTCGGCTTCGGCGCCGCCGCACTCGTCGGGAGCGAGGAGATCCGCGCCACCAACGCGGCGGGCAACACCGCCGCACCACAGCTCGCCCAACGCGTCGGCGAACTCGTGTTCGGGGACGTCGGGGGCACCATCCTGCTCGCGGTGATCGCCGCCGTCGCGTTCGCGACGATCCTCGCGGTCGTCGCGGGCCTCACGCTGGCGTCGTCCTCGTCCTACGCCCACGACCTGTACGCCCACGTGTTCAAGCGGGGCAAGGCCACCGAGCGGGACGAGGTCCGCGTCGCCCGCATCTCCGCGTTCGTCATCGGCGCCGTCGCGATCGTCCTCGGGATCTTCGCCCAGCGCCTCAACGTCGCGTTCCTCGTCGCCCTCGCCTTCGCGGTGGCCGCGTCCGGCAACCTGCCCGCGATCCTGTACAGCCTGTTCTGGAAGCGGTTCAACACCGCCGGTGCCGTCTCCGCCATCTACGGCGGCCTCGGCGCGGCGCTGTTCCTGGTGTTCTTCTCGCCGGTCGTGTCGGGCTCGGAGAAGGCCCTGTTCACCGGGGCCGACTTCGACTGGTTCCCGCTGAGCAACCCGGGCCTCATCTCCATCCCGTTCGGGTTCTTCTGCGGCTGGCTCGGCACGATCCTCAGCAAGGAGCACAACCCGGCCAAGCACGCCGAGATCGAGGTCCGCGCCCTCACCGGCGCGGGCGCCGAGAAGGCGTCCGAGCACTAG
- a CDS encoding TetR/AcrR family transcriptional regulator, with protein sequence MAHHGWGGRPPASDAEARQRIVDATARCIDRHGAAKTTLSDVANELGVTRQTVYRHFARIGDIVGEVAAQGAESFVDRLVAHLQGIGDPAEAVVEGMLFCVRTIPTEPRLSTMLQIRDAAAFGRGATTADAIAYGARMLHRFPVDWAAAGIGEDELSGLAEIIMRLLTSFVEHPSDPPHEHDRIRALLDRWLAPALRPPAVLAHGGR encoded by the coding sequence ATGGCGCATCACGGCTGGGGGGGCCGGCCTCCCGCATCGGATGCCGAGGCCCGGCAGCGCATCGTCGACGCGACCGCCCGCTGCATCGACCGGCACGGCGCCGCGAAGACGACCCTGTCGGACGTGGCGAACGAGCTCGGCGTCACGCGCCAGACCGTCTACCGGCACTTCGCCCGGATCGGCGACATCGTCGGGGAGGTGGCGGCGCAGGGCGCCGAGTCGTTCGTCGACCGGTTGGTCGCCCACCTGCAGGGCATCGGCGACCCGGCCGAGGCCGTGGTCGAGGGCATGCTGTTCTGCGTGCGGACGATCCCGACGGAGCCGCGGCTCAGCACCATGCTGCAGATCAGGGACGCCGCCGCCTTCGGCCGCGGCGCGACCACCGCGGACGCCATCGCCTACGGCGCGCGGATGCTGCACCGCTTCCCCGTCGACTGGGCGGCCGCCGGGATCGGCGAGGACGAGCTGTCCGGCCTCGCGGAGATCATCATGCGGTTGCTGACGTCGTTCGTGGAGCACCCGAGCGACCCGCCGCACGAGCACGACCGGATCCGCGCCCTCCTCGACCGCTGGCTCGCCCCCGCGCTGCGCCCGCCGGCGGTTCTCGCGCACGGCGGGCGCTGA
- a CDS encoding FAD-dependent oxidoreductase encodes MRRETAVVLGGSVAGLCAAGVLARHFDRVIVLERDRLPADARHRRGVPQSKHPHFLLNSGRRAIGEIFPGFEEALIAAGGMHLMPSMDAAYCENDGWAPRKSGTMTMVYSSRVLIERVLRDKVRELPAVEIREGATVTGLRSTAAGTPGGRVEGVGYRVGDEEIHLDADLVVDALGRGSSVADWLGADGWSAPPERTLDAKVTYVSRWYDLPPAERRSETWWWKHLVVTPTQDTGDHPDEHEFLSNFFPIEGDRAIVCMGSWGIDMPRETEAFEAAVDRVRATTFGRATRDCTPTSEVHVTRSTGNKWRRYDLLEVPPVGLVCVGDSICAFNPFYAQGMSSAARSALLLDELLRGRETTGLAFCREFLARQKKSLDVPWMLAMARDQAYDFATGTEIVAPLRRKAAARLSWPIFNAINAASREDAYVEGTFAQVFNLDKSLREMALDPRFWFGIARYKLRRRLGRTVVPGGFDERRDPPGIDYTGYTGGAGAPPSTETGRGGDRVGV; translated from the coding sequence ATGCGACGAGAGACGGCCGTGGTGCTCGGCGGCAGCGTGGCGGGGCTGTGCGCGGCGGGGGTGCTCGCGCGGCACTTCGACAGGGTGATCGTCCTGGAGCGGGACCGGCTTCCGGCGGACGCGCGGCATCGCCGGGGCGTGCCGCAGAGCAAGCATCCGCACTTCCTGCTCAACTCGGGACGCCGCGCGATCGGCGAGATCTTCCCCGGGTTCGAGGAGGCGCTGATCGCCGCGGGCGGCATGCACCTGATGCCGTCGATGGACGCGGCGTACTGCGAGAACGACGGCTGGGCGCCGCGCAAGTCCGGGACGATGACGATGGTCTACAGCTCCCGCGTGCTGATCGAGCGGGTCCTGCGCGACAAGGTCCGCGAGCTGCCCGCCGTCGAGATCCGCGAGGGCGCGACCGTCACCGGGCTCCGCTCCACCGCGGCCGGAACGCCGGGCGGACGCGTCGAGGGGGTCGGCTACCGCGTCGGCGACGAGGAAATCCACCTGGACGCCGACCTGGTCGTGGACGCGCTGGGCCGCGGCTCCTCGGTCGCGGACTGGCTCGGCGCGGACGGCTGGTCGGCGCCGCCGGAGAGGACCCTGGACGCCAAGGTCACCTACGTCTCGCGCTGGTACGACCTGCCTCCGGCCGAGCGGCGGTCGGAGACGTGGTGGTGGAAGCACCTGGTCGTCACGCCGACGCAGGACACCGGCGACCACCCCGACGAGCACGAGTTCCTCAGCAACTTCTTCCCCATCGAGGGCGACCGCGCGATCGTGTGCATGGGTTCGTGGGGCATCGACATGCCGCGCGAGACCGAGGCGTTCGAGGCCGCGGTGGACCGGGTGCGGGCCACGACCTTCGGCCGGGCGACCCGGGACTGCACGCCGACGTCCGAGGTGCACGTGACCCGTTCGACCGGAAACAAGTGGCGCCGCTACGACCTGCTCGAGGTGCCCCCGGTCGGGCTGGTCTGCGTCGGCGACTCCATCTGCGCCTTCAACCCGTTCTACGCCCAGGGGATGAGCTCGGCGGCCCGGTCCGCGCTGCTGCTCGACGAGCTGCTGCGCGGCCGCGAGACGACCGGCCTCGCCTTCTGCCGCGAGTTCCTCGCCCGGCAGAAGAAGTCCCTGGACGTGCCGTGGATGCTCGCGATGGCCCGCGACCAGGCGTACGACTTCGCGACCGGGACCGAGATCGTCGCGCCGCTGCGGCGCAAGGCGGCCGCGCGGCTCAGCTGGCCGATCTTCAACGCGATCAACGCCGCGAGCCGCGAGGACGCGTACGTCGAGGGGACGTTCGCGCAGGTGTTCAACCTCGACAAGTCGCTCCGCGAGATGGCCCTCGATCCGCGGTTCTGGTTCGGCATCGCGCGCTACAAGCTGCGGCGGCGGCTCGGCCGGACGGTCGTGCCCGGCGGCTTCGACGAGCGGCGGGATCCGCCCGGCATCGACTACACCGGCTACACCGGGGGCGCGGGCGCGCCGCCGTCCACCGAGACCGGCCGCGGCGGCGACCGCGTCGGCGTCTGA
- a CDS encoding Gfo/Idh/MocA family oxidoreductase, whose product MGRAGHRLHLPSLAKVREAAPGLLAPAPIVAFDPFRPPVAAEGVVTVGSLEAAARRHPPARTVVHLCTPPHVRAAMLDRLAGLGYRTIIVEKPLAVDLIGLAAVARIRRRWNLHLTVATHWLDSALTRRLRTAVTGGRHGNLRSIRVVQNKPRFALGAGARTHPTAFDVEVPHALAVALDLAGNARIADASSDDLVIGDRTIPRLGRARLHLTHRSGVRTEIDSDLTSPVRERRITLDFDDGLLIGHYPCSDADHTAQLRAVRPGGETSWTVFDDDALPAFLHKTYERYAAPAPAPNDTLSLQVDVVRLLTEAKRLCAGVPEVRGVG is encoded by the coding sequence ATGGGCAGGGCGGGCCACCGGCTGCACCTGCCGTCACTGGCCAAAGTTCGGGAAGCTGCTCCCGGGTTGCTGGCACCCGCCCCGATCGTGGCCTTCGACCCGTTCCGTCCACCCGTGGCCGCCGAGGGCGTCGTGACCGTCGGGTCCCTCGAGGCGGCCGCACGCCGCCACCCCCCGGCGCGGACGGTCGTGCACCTGTGCACGCCCCCGCACGTCCGGGCCGCGATGCTCGACCGCCTCGCCGGACTCGGCTACCGCACGATCATCGTGGAGAAACCCCTCGCCGTGGACCTGATCGGGCTCGCGGCGGTCGCCCGCATCCGGCGCCGCTGGAACCTCCACCTCACCGTCGCCACCCACTGGCTCGACAGCGCCCTCACCCGCCGGCTCCGCACCGCCGTGACCGGCGGACGCCACGGCAACCTCCGCTCCATCCGCGTCGTGCAGAACAAACCCCGCTTCGCCCTCGGCGCCGGAGCCCGCACCCACCCGACCGCGTTCGACGTCGAAGTCCCGCACGCGCTCGCCGTCGCCCTCGACCTCGCCGGGAACGCCCGCATCGCCGACGCGTCCTCGGACGACCTCGTCATCGGCGACCGCACGATCCCCCGACTCGGCCGCGCCCGCCTCCACCTGACGCACCGCTCGGGCGTCCGCACCGAGATCGACTCCGACCTCACCTCACCCGTCCGCGAGCGCCGCATCACCCTCGACTTCGACGACGGCCTCCTCATCGGCCACTACCCGTGCAGCGACGCCGACCACACCGCCCAGCTCCGCGCCGTCCGGCCCGGCGGCGAGACGTCCTGGACGGTGTTCGACGACGACGCCCTCCCGGCCTTCCTGCACAAGACGTACGAACGCTACGCGGCGCCCGCACCGGCCCCGAACGACACGCTGTCCCTGCAGGTCGACGTCGTCCGGCTCCTCACCGAGGCGAAACGCCTCTGCGCCGGAGTCCCGGAGGTGCGCGGTGTCGGGTGA
- a CDS encoding sugar phosphate isomerase/epimerase family protein, which produces MSGDVRLAGIGDEAAPDLAGQLAAVAELGWHRLELRTIDRTPIARLPEHDFRRAAEHLRTSGTTVVAVASKIGDWSRPATGDFSLDTRELDVLAARCDALGTRLVRVMSYPSGGLDEPEWGSRARVRLRELARRAEDRGLVLVHENCAGWAGDRADRMLDLVTGIDSPALRLLFDTGNGVPHGYPAPPMLRAIVPYVAHVHVKDATRAAGDTVYVPPGEGDADVGECLRLLFEHGYDGVLSLEPHVALHPHAASGQGEPATFLDCGHALERLLADAAPKAPSR; this is translated from the coding sequence GTGTCGGGTGACGTCCGGCTCGCCGGGATCGGCGACGAGGCCGCCCCCGACCTCGCGGGCCAGCTCGCCGCCGTCGCCGAACTCGGCTGGCACCGCCTCGAACTCCGCACCATCGACCGCACCCCGATCGCCCGGCTCCCCGAACACGACTTCCGCCGCGCCGCCGAACACCTGCGAACGTCCGGCACCACCGTGGTCGCCGTCGCCTCGAAGATCGGCGACTGGTCCCGTCCGGCGACCGGCGACTTCTCCCTCGACACACGCGAACTCGACGTCCTCGCGGCCCGCTGCGACGCCCTGGGCACCCGCCTCGTACGAGTCATGTCGTACCCGTCCGGTGGACTGGACGAGCCCGAGTGGGGCAGCCGCGCCCGCGTCCGGCTCCGCGAACTCGCCCGCCGCGCCGAAGACCGCGGGCTCGTCCTCGTCCACGAGAACTGCGCGGGCTGGGCGGGCGACCGCGCCGACCGGATGCTCGACCTCGTCACCGGCATCGACAGCCCCGCCCTGCGACTCCTGTTCGACACCGGCAACGGCGTCCCGCACGGATATCCCGCACCGCCGATGCTGCGCGCGATCGTCCCGTACGTCGCGCACGTCCACGTGAAGGACGCGACGCGCGCCGCCGGGGACACCGTCTACGTCCCGCCCGGCGAGGGCGACGCCGACGTCGGCGAATGCCTGCGGCTCCTGTTCGAGCACGGATACGACGGCGTCCTGTCCCTCGAACCCCACGTCGCCCTGCACCCCCACGCCGCGTCCGGACAAGGCGAACCCGCGACCTTCCTCGACTGCGGCCACGCCCTCGAACGCCTGCTCGCGGACGCCGCACCGAAGGCCCCGTCCCGATGA
- a CDS encoding M20/M25/M40 family metallo-hydrolase has protein sequence MPSPLVGDDRDLLVRLLRLPTAGPLESGPGDPPHRLCEAQVAYAEHAAAFGMRVVHHAPAMRADVERGPVPAVVRERLDRPEFLADQPSLVLRLGPAGVPGTRTVMFNVHLDTVGGVQPVSFDGVRFTGRGAIDAKGPAVALLAGIRAARARRPAIGRDVGVLVQAVAGEEGGAMGVFGTRPLVQAGLTGRLNVFCEPTRGRFLTRCTASMTARVVVEGADAIDDRPGEGHNASVLLGWLAQWLGHALDPYAAHAAVCVAGLHTGSLHNKVYGAGALSLNLAYSSMDAGRRMEREVEAALLGGLDAFADRFGDTMLFARTAADAHAITRLEWEKRGLPVLDDRHTWGHALLRDAGIPAWPPDEPAFTCDAIWMSQIPGACTVVLGPGDLAANNAHADGEFADAEELAAFADAVTRLLIAFTDESAP, from the coding sequence GTGCCTTCGCCGCTCGTCGGGGACGATCGTGACCTGCTGGTTCGGCTGCTCCGCCTGCCGACGGCGGGGCCGCTCGAGAGCGGACCGGGCGATCCGCCGCATCGGCTCTGCGAGGCGCAGGTCGCGTATGCGGAGCACGCGGCGGCGTTCGGGATGCGGGTGGTGCATCACGCACCCGCGATGCGGGCCGACGTGGAGCGGGGGCCGGTGCCTGCAGTGGTGCGGGAGCGCTTGGACCGGCCCGAGTTCCTCGCGGACCAGCCGAGTCTCGTGCTCCGGCTCGGGCCGGCCGGGGTGCCGGGCACTCGAACCGTGATGTTCAACGTCCACCTCGACACCGTCGGCGGCGTGCAACCGGTGTCGTTCGACGGCGTGCGGTTCACCGGGCGGGGGGCGATCGACGCGAAGGGGCCCGCGGTGGCGTTGCTCGCCGGGATCCGTGCGGCGCGTGCGAGGCGTCCGGCGATCGGGCGGGACGTCGGCGTGCTGGTGCAGGCGGTCGCGGGTGAGGAGGGCGGGGCGATGGGCGTGTTCGGCACTCGCCCGCTCGTGCAGGCGGGGCTCACGGGACGGCTGAACGTGTTCTGCGAGCCCACGCGGGGCCGGTTCCTCACCCGGTGCACGGCGTCGATGACCGCGCGGGTGGTGGTGGAGGGCGCGGACGCGATCGACGATCGTCCCGGTGAGGGGCACAACGCGAGCGTCCTGCTGGGGTGGCTGGCGCAGTGGCTCGGGCACGCGCTGGATCCGTACGCGGCGCACGCGGCGGTGTGCGTCGCGGGCCTGCACACGGGGTCGCTGCACAACAAGGTGTACGGCGCGGGGGCGTTGTCGCTGAACCTGGCGTACTCGTCCATGGACGCGGGCCGCCGGATGGAGCGGGAGGTGGAGGCGGCGCTGCTCGGCGGGCTCGACGCGTTCGCCGACCGGTTCGGGGACACGATGCTGTTCGCCCGCACCGCCGCGGACGCGCACGCGATCACCCGGCTGGAGTGGGAGAAGCGGGGGCTGCCGGTTCTGGACGATCGGCACACCTGGGGGCACGCGCTACTACGGGACGCGGGAATTCCGGCGTGGCCGCCGGACGAGCCCGCTTTCACGTGCGATGCCATCTGGATGTCGCAGATCCCCGGGGCGTGCACGGTCGTCCTCGGCCCGGGCGATCTCGCCGCGAACAACGCCCACGCGGACGGGGAATTCGCCGACGCAGAGGAACTCGCCGCGTTCGCCGACGCCGTGACCCGCCTGCTCATCGCCTTCACCGACGAGTCCGCCCCGTAA
- a CDS encoding Ldh family oxidoreductase encodes MTLLTADSPERAADGVRVDHAELIDFTAAVFAAHGVPRPRAYEAARALCYGDLTGMASHGLANLTRLYLPLFADGRVEPRAEPEVVADRGAAVLLDARRAPGLWSAGAAMDLAADRAESYGIGMVSVRGATHFGCAGHHALRAVGRGMVGLVAANCGGQRIARPPGGAVPMLGTNPLSVAAPAGPHPPFVLDMSTTAAPTGRVRQAAREGRALPAGLLADDAGRPVTDPAAFDAGRAHLLWLGGEAGQHKGFGLGLAVEVLAALTAGAGLGPLGGAGGRDDDIGFVTVAIAPGALHGGTPGDAAALFGALLDCPPVDPGEPVRYPGWHEHERARAAMRDGVPLSRDLYGELCEVAARTGVTAPEHR; translated from the coding sequence GTGACCTTACTGACCGCCGATTCTCCGGAGCGGGCCGCGGACGGCGTCCGCGTGGACCACGCCGAGCTGATCGACTTCACCGCCGCGGTGTTCGCCGCGCACGGGGTGCCGCGTCCGCGCGCGTATGAGGCGGCGCGCGCGCTCTGCTACGGCGACCTCACGGGGATGGCGTCGCACGGGCTCGCCAACCTGACCCGCCTGTACCTGCCGTTGTTCGCCGACGGGCGGGTGGAGCCCCGCGCGGAGCCGGAGGTGGTGGCCGATCGGGGCGCGGCGGTCCTGCTGGACGCGCGGCGCGCGCCGGGGTTGTGGTCGGCCGGGGCGGCGATGGACCTCGCGGCCGATCGGGCCGAGTCGTACGGCATCGGGATGGTGTCGGTGCGGGGCGCGACGCATTTCGGCTGCGCGGGGCATCACGCGCTGCGGGCGGTCGGGCGGGGGATGGTGGGGCTGGTCGCGGCGAACTGCGGCGGGCAGCGGATCGCGCGGCCGCCCGGGGGCGCGGTGCCGATGCTGGGCACGAACCCGCTGAGCGTGGCGGCGCCCGCGGGGCCGCACCCGCCGTTCGTCCTGGACATGAGCACGACGGCCGCGCCGACGGGACGGGTCCGGCAGGCCGCCCGGGAGGGGCGGGCGCTCCCGGCGGGGCTGCTCGCGGACGACGCCGGCCGGCCGGTCACCGATCCCGCGGCGTTCGACGCGGGACGGGCGCACCTGCTGTGGCTCGGCGGGGAGGCGGGGCAGCACAAGGGGTTCGGCCTGGGCCTCGCGGTGGAGGTGCTGGCCGCGCTGACGGCGGGGGCGGGCCTGGGGCCGCTCGGCGGTGCGGGCGGACGCGACGACGACATCGGCTTCGTGACCGTCGCGATCGCGCCGGGCGCGCTCCACGGCGGGACGCCGGGGGACGCGGCCGCCCTGTTCGGCGCCCTGCTGGACTGCCCGCCGGTCGATCCGGGCGAGCCCGTCCGGTATCCCGGCTGGCACGAGCACGAACGGGCGCGGGCGGCGATGCGCGACGGCGTCCCGCTGAGCCGCGACCTGTACGGGGAGTTGTGCGAGGTCGCGGCGCGGACGGGCGTCACGGCGCCGGAGCACCGGTGA
- a CDS encoding Gfo/Idh/MocA family protein → MRPPLRVAVIGLGVISRFYLAALRDAPDLRLVAVCDGDPGKAFAQGVPGHTDHLRLLEEERPDAVVVAVPNDVHHRICADALERDIAVCVEKPLALTAGEGAELDRLAERRDVPLFTAFHRRYNAAVERLARECAEGGAAIEEVTVRYLERIEEHAGDDGWYLDARRCGGGCVADNGPNAFDLVRLLLGPAETVSARIERDAAGTDRRADVGLRAGAARARVLLDWSYPGECKDVEVRLADGRTLRADMLGGHPGFKESLWHEYAGVLRAFARCVRGRSGYDGGLAALRFVEDAYRMEKAG, encoded by the coding sequence GTGAGGCCGCCGCTGCGGGTCGCGGTGATCGGGCTCGGGGTGATCTCGCGGTTCTATCTCGCGGCGCTGCGGGACGCGCCGGACCTGCGGCTGGTCGCGGTGTGCGACGGCGACCCGGGGAAGGCGTTCGCGCAGGGGGTGCCGGGCCACACCGACCATCTGCGGCTTCTGGAGGAGGAACGGCCGGACGCGGTGGTGGTGGCGGTGCCGAACGACGTGCACCACCGGATCTGCGCGGACGCGTTGGAACGCGACATCGCGGTCTGCGTGGAGAAGCCGCTCGCGCTGACGGCCGGGGAGGGGGCCGAACTGGATCGGCTCGCCGAACGCCGGGACGTCCCGCTGTTCACCGCGTTCCATCGCCGGTACAACGCGGCGGTGGAGCGGCTCGCGCGCGAGTGCGCGGAGGGCGGCGCGGCGATCGAGGAGGTGACGGTCCGCTACCTGGAGCGGATCGAGGAGCACGCGGGCGACGACGGCTGGTACCTGGACGCGCGGCGCTGCGGCGGCGGGTGCGTCGCCGACAACGGGCCGAACGCGTTCGATCTCGTCCGGCTGCTGCTGGGGCCGGCGGAGACGGTGTCGGCGCGGATCGAGCGGGACGCGGCGGGCACCGACCGGCGGGCCGACGTCGGGCTGCGGGCGGGGGCGGCGCGGGCGCGGGTGCTGCTCGACTGGTCGTATCCGGGCGAGTGCAAGGACGTCGAGGTCCGGCTGGCGGACGGGCGGACGCTGCGGGCCGACATGCTCGGCGGGCATCCGGGGTTCAAGGAGTCGCTGTGGCACGAGTACGCGGGCGTGCTGCGGGCGTTCGCGCGGTGCGTCCGGGGCCGGTCCGGGTACGACGGCGGGCTGGCCGCGCTGCGTTTCGTCGAGGACGCCTACCGGATGGAGAAGGCCGGATGA
- a CDS encoding DUF6917 domain-containing protein, whose product MNPAEDGAKRAVRATLVKVLTHRRTDRGMRLEPFASRCVRAGEVHELVATDHAETATGARIDRVAFLGFAEIGAAGVLDRGDELWIGDRRIGVLLGFDGCHLPNHYNVLVRADPGPPRSGGELGLAPEEPLVFRQGRPPR is encoded by the coding sequence ATGAATCCCGCCGAGGACGGTGCGAAACGGGCGGTGCGGGCGACGCTCGTGAAGGTGCTGACGCATCGGCGGACGGACCGGGGGATGCGGCTCGAACCGTTCGCGAGCCGGTGCGTGCGGGCGGGCGAGGTGCACGAGCTGGTGGCGACCGACCACGCGGAGACGGCGACGGGCGCCCGCATCGACCGGGTCGCGTTCCTCGGGTTCGCGGAGATCGGCGCGGCGGGCGTCCTGGACCGCGGGGACGAGCTGTGGATCGGCGACCGGCGGATCGGGGTGCTGCTCGGCTTCGACGGCTGCCACCTGCCGAACCACTACAACGTCCTGGTCCGCGCCGACCCGGGGCCGCCGCGCAGCGGGGGAGAGCTGGGGCTGGCGCCGGAGGAGCCGCTGGTGTTCCGCCAGGGCCGCCCGCCCCGCTGA
- a CDS encoding EF-hand domain-containing protein, which translates to MVMATKQENRLEERFRLWDSNGNGTIERADFEREADDIIARLGAQGTPAADELRDAYIGMFDKLSAASGADKMSRPQFLQAAEQEIIGKGDEGFASVVRPTIQAIVKVLDKSGDGEIAPAEMHGWFAAIGLSPEVADTAFRQLDADNSGKLSVDELVDAVRDYHLGRNDIPLLGR; encoded by the coding sequence ATGGTCATGGCCACCAAGCAGGAGAACCGCCTGGAAGAGCGGTTCCGCCTGTGGGACAGCAACGGCAACGGCACCATCGAGCGGGCCGACTTCGAGCGCGAGGCCGACGACATCATCGCGCGTCTGGGCGCGCAGGGCACCCCGGCGGCGGACGAGCTCAGGGACGCCTACATCGGCATGTTCGACAAGCTCTCGGCGGCGTCGGGGGCGGACAAGATGAGCCGGCCGCAGTTCCTGCAGGCCGCCGAGCAGGAGATCATCGGCAAGGGCGACGAGGGGTTCGCGTCGGTGGTGCGGCCCACCATCCAGGCGATCGTCAAGGTCCTCGACAAGAGCGGCGACGGCGAGATCGCGCCGGCGGAGATGCACGGCTGGTTCGCCGCGATCGGGCTGAGCCCCGAGGTCGCCGACACCGCGTTCCGCCAGCTCGACGCCGACAACAGCGGGAAGCTGTCGGTGGACGAGCTGGTGGACGCGGTGCGCGACTACCACCTCGGCCGCAACGACATCCCGCTGCTCGGCCGCTGA